A section of the Paenibacillus aurantius genome encodes:
- a CDS encoding NAD-dependent protein deacylase: MNIAEIRNIVQAARKAVFFGGAGVSTESRIPDFRSASGLYRTAQGTAYPPEVMLSRPFFDTHPEEFYAFYRAKMLHPGAKPNDAHQALAKLEREGRLAAVVTQNIDGLHQAAGSSRVLELHGSVHRNFCTSCGRSHDLAYVLESGPGVPACTACGGTVKPDVVLYGENLDPGVLEAAVQAIAEADVLIVGGTSLTVNPAASLIRHYSGNRLILLNREATPYDDRAQYIVRDSIGGVLRLLTEGE, from the coding sequence ATGAACATAGCGGAAATCCGAAACATTGTCCAAGCGGCGAGGAAGGCCGTATTCTTTGGCGGAGCGGGGGTCTCGACGGAAAGCCGGATTCCCGATTTCCGTTCGGCCTCCGGTCTGTACCGGACGGCTCAAGGGACGGCCTACCCGCCCGAGGTCATGCTGAGCCGTCCTTTTTTTGACACGCATCCGGAGGAGTTTTATGCGTTTTACCGGGCGAAAATGCTTCATCCCGGGGCCAAGCCTAACGACGCTCACCAGGCTCTCGCCAAGCTGGAGCGGGAAGGACGGCTAGCGGCGGTGGTCACGCAGAACATCGACGGGCTGCATCAGGCGGCGGGAAGCAGCCGGGTGCTGGAGCTGCACGGATCGGTGCACCGCAATTTCTGCACGAGCTGCGGCCGGTCCCATGATCTCGCTTACGTGCTGGAAAGCGGCCCCGGGGTACCGGCCTGCACGGCCTGCGGCGGAACGGTCAAGCCGGATGTCGTGCTGTACGGGGAGAATCTCGATCCCGGGGTGCTGGAAGCGGCGGTGCAGGCCATCGCAGAGGCGGATGTGTTGATCGTCGGGGGGACGTCACTCACCGTGAATCCGGCCGCTTCGCTGATCCGGCACTATTCCGGGAACCGGCTCATCCTCCTTAACCGCGAGGCAACCCCTTATGACGACCGGGCGCAGTATATTGTCCGGGACAGCATCGGCGGGGTGCTCCGACTTCTTACGGAGGGGGAGTAG
- a CDS encoding LysR family transcriptional regulator, with protein sequence MELRQLNTFRTVASTLNFTRAAEVLNYVPSNVTMQIKALEDELGVRLFDRLGKQLVLTTAGNRFLTHIQGVLDKLDEARSVVHDNENLSGTLTISANEVICAYRLPAVFQQFRSQHPGVRLIFRSVPNQELKQTLFEGTADIVYMLDEPIRSTGLTVEPLLEETFRLFAAPDHPLAKRTVLKLEDFHGQVFLTNEKGCPYRTMFDRSFEKEGMDSITYLEFHSAEAIKQCAISGIGIAFLPEIVTVAEVERGELVPLSWQIPDLHVYTQMLWHKDKWLSPIVLSFIEAAREVLALQNENKTPECNDVTD encoded by the coding sequence ATGGAGCTGCGCCAACTGAATACGTTCCGCACGGTTGCCTCCACGTTAAATTTCACTCGGGCTGCGGAAGTGTTGAACTACGTCCCTTCCAACGTCACGATGCAAATTAAAGCACTGGAGGATGAGCTTGGTGTCCGCCTCTTTGATCGCTTGGGCAAGCAGCTCGTTCTCACTACTGCGGGCAATCGCTTTTTAACTCATATCCAAGGCGTTCTTGACAAATTGGACGAGGCTCGCAGCGTCGTTCATGACAATGAAAATCTAAGCGGCACCCTAACGATAAGTGCCAATGAGGTTATTTGCGCCTATCGGCTTCCAGCTGTCTTTCAACAGTTTCGTTCGCAGCATCCGGGAGTACGTCTGATCTTCCGCTCCGTTCCGAATCAAGAGCTCAAGCAAACCCTCTTTGAGGGAACCGCGGATATCGTCTACATGTTGGACGAACCCATTCGTTCGACCGGACTCACCGTGGAACCGTTGCTTGAAGAAACTTTCCGCTTGTTCGCTGCTCCCGATCACCCGCTCGCCAAACGAACGGTGCTAAAGCTGGAAGATTTTCACGGGCAAGTGTTCCTGACCAATGAGAAAGGTTGTCCCTATCGAACCATGTTTGACCGGTCATTTGAGAAAGAGGGCATGGATAGCATTACGTATTTAGAATTTCACAGCGCCGAGGCCATTAAACAATGTGCCATTTCAGGAATCGGTATTGCCTTTCTACCAGAAATCGTAACGGTAGCCGAAGTGGAGCGCGGGGAACTGGTTCCCCTTTCATGGCAAATTCCTGACTTGCACGTGTATACACAGATGTTGTGGCATAAAGACAAGTGGCTTTCTCCAATCGTGTTATCTTTTATAGAAGCAGCAAGGGAAGTACTTGCCTTACAAAATGAAAATAAAACACCTGAATGCAACGATGTTACCGATTGA
- a CDS encoding alpha/beta fold hydrolase, with amino-acid sequence MDYEIFDLGDVTLQSGVTFPSAFLAYKTYGRLNEKKDNVIIYPTAFGDQHVQNEWLMGSGMALDPEKYFIIVPNLLGNGLSSSPSNTPPPFDRANFPQVTIYDNVKFQHRLVTEKFGIQKIALVVGWSMGGIQAFQWGASYPEMVERMAPFGGIAKPWPHTFVVLDGMKAALMAAVGFDSSKLNLLTFADMRAVGRVYAGWGLSHAFYMEELYREMGFDSLEDFVTGVWEDSFMRMDPHNVLAMLWTGQHADISANPSYNGDFDKALKSIKALSCIMPGSTDLFCTADDNEYEAKLIPNAVFKPILSIWGHFAGRGINRADNQFIDDNLNHLLARSTNG; translated from the coding sequence ATGGATTATGAAATTTTTGATCTGGGTGACGTAACCTTGCAATCAGGAGTGACGTTCCCGAGTGCTTTTCTCGCTTATAAGACTTATGGAAGATTAAATGAAAAGAAAGACAATGTTATCATCTATCCAACTGCTTTTGGCGACCAGCATGTTCAAAATGAATGGTTAATGGGGAGTGGGATGGCACTAGATCCGGAGAAATATTTCATCATCGTTCCAAATCTGCTTGGTAACGGATTATCTTCGTCTCCCAGTAACACGCCTCCGCCATTCGACCGTGCTAACTTTCCGCAGGTGACCATCTATGACAATGTTAAGTTCCAGCATCGCCTGGTTACCGAAAAATTCGGCATTCAAAAGATTGCTCTCGTAGTTGGGTGGTCCATGGGAGGCATTCAGGCCTTTCAATGGGGTGCGAGTTATCCAGAGATGGTGGAACGAATGGCACCTTTCGGGGGAATTGCCAAGCCGTGGCCCCATACCTTTGTGGTCCTGGACGGTATGAAAGCTGCGCTGATGGCTGCAGTTGGTTTCGATTCAAGTAAACTAAACCTGCTGACTTTTGCCGATATGCGCGCCGTTGGCCGGGTCTATGCGGGATGGGGATTATCGCATGCGTTTTATATGGAGGAGCTTTATCGTGAGATGGGATTTGACTCCTTGGAAGATTTTGTTACCGGCGTCTGGGAAGATAGCTTTATGAGGATGGATCCGCATAATGTCCTGGCGATGCTATGGACAGGCCAACATGCCGATATTAGTGCAAATCCCTCCTATAACGGAGATTTCGATAAGGCACTTAAGAGTATTAAAGCTCTTTCCTGCATCATGCCGGGAAGCACAGACCTCTTCTGCACAGCGGACGATAATGAATACGAAGCTAAGCTTATACCTAATGCCGTCTTTAAACCAATCCTGTCGATCTGGGGCCATTTTGCCGGACGCGGAATCAACCGTGCCGATAATCAATTTATCGATGATAACCTAAACCATTTGTTAGCACGCAGCACAAACGGATAG
- a CDS encoding methyl-accepting chemotaxis protein yields MSDLSQIVKEDLRRKNGLVFRILLINSILSVVSLAALKSLPVFLIGTLGCVLMQAAFWYLHFRSKHEKAHVYAPYVPIGGYMLVTLLIAVAKPDMTNLLASFIILILSMLYMQRTYILTGAGCALVLTLFILFGQGPSLGITLETAISYLYLFLLASVMLLFFPKLTGNMMQDITRASSSLAGITEQMKEQKDFILRQTQQISGEVGAIAAASGSNHTEFRSMGQAFQEITAGSKEQAAAGMEMMNHIQETGDRLNRMISSVSDLKADASVAEETSMQGGEIVHTLEQVIGDFLTFTRELTANMNELNAKIRETTGFNQDIREIAEQTNLLSLNASIEAARAGEHGRGFAVVASEIRKLSDSAAQSADRISRNLADLSNQSNVTLETVHSIAEQVKTSSESTGQTREAFQRILGSIETLKERTLSLDEAIGFVQASNRSTADLTTGFVAICDQTAATMKEMSASIEGLIELNHKSVEELAEVGRRISEMVHEDPENGNPST; encoded by the coding sequence ATGAGTGATTTAAGTCAGATTGTTAAGGAAGATTTACGCAGAAAGAACGGATTGGTGTTTCGCATCCTGTTGATCAATTCCATCTTGTCGGTGGTAAGCCTGGCGGCTTTGAAGTCGCTGCCGGTGTTCTTGATCGGTACACTGGGATGCGTCTTGATGCAGGCGGCCTTCTGGTACCTCCATTTCCGAAGCAAGCATGAGAAAGCCCACGTTTATGCGCCATATGTGCCGATTGGCGGGTATATGCTGGTAACGCTGCTTATCGCGGTGGCTAAGCCGGATATGACGAATTTGCTCGCCTCCTTCATTATCCTGATTTTGTCCATGCTCTATATGCAGAGAACCTATATTCTGACGGGAGCCGGCTGCGCTCTTGTGCTGACGCTGTTCATTCTCTTCGGACAGGGGCCCTCCCTGGGAATCACCTTGGAAACGGCAATCTCGTACCTGTACCTATTCCTTCTCGCCAGCGTCATGCTGCTGTTCTTCCCCAAGCTCACCGGGAACATGATGCAGGACATTACCCGTGCCTCCAGCAGCCTCGCCGGGATTACCGAGCAGATGAAAGAACAGAAGGATTTCATCCTCCGTCAGACCCAGCAGATCTCGGGAGAAGTCGGCGCGATAGCGGCGGCAAGCGGGAGCAACCATACAGAGTTCCGCAGCATGGGGCAGGCGTTTCAAGAAATTACGGCCGGCTCGAAGGAGCAGGCAGCGGCCGGAATGGAAATGATGAATCACATTCAGGAGACGGGCGACCGCCTGAACCGGATGATCTCCTCCGTCTCGGACCTGAAGGCGGATGCCTCCGTTGCGGAGGAAACCTCGATGCAGGGCGGAGAAATCGTCCATACCCTGGAGCAGGTCATCGGGGACTTCCTGACGTTCACCCGGGAGCTGACCGCGAACATGAACGAGCTCAACGCCAAAATCCGCGAAACGACCGGCTTCAACCAGGATATCCGGGAGATCGCCGAACAGACCAATCTGCTTTCCTTGAACGCAAGCATCGAAGCGGCCCGGGCCGGCGAGCACGGACGGGGGTTCGCGGTCGTCGCCAGCGAAATCCGCAAGCTGTCCGATTCCGCCGCCCAATCGGCCGACCGGATTTCCCGCAACCTGGCCGATCTGTCCAATCAGTCGAACGTTACGCTTGAGACGGTGCACAGCATCGCCGAGCAGGTGAAGACCAGCTCGGAATCGACGGGGCAGACCCGCGAGGCATTCCAGCGTATCCTTGGCTCGATCGAGACGCTGAAGGAACGGACGCTGTCCCTGGACGAGGCAATCGGCTTCGTGCAGGCCTCGAACCGTTCCACGGCGGATTTGACTACCGGCTTCGTGGCGATTTGCGACCAGACGGCTGCCACAATGAAGGAGATGAGTGCTTCCATCGAGGGCTTGATCGAGCTGAACCACAAGTCGGTGGAGGAGCTCGCGGAGGTGGGACGCCGCATCAGCGAGATGGTCCACGAAGACCCGGAGAACGGCAATCCGTCCACGTAA
- a CDS encoding STM3941 family protein: MIPTNQEIVIYPKTGKLVGLSVLSLVFVVLGAVFILAGLAEDETSFVLVVIGAASVLFFGGCLLYLISRVVNKKPSLVLADEGLVDNSSAIGGGELKWTEIREIVPYEFMGQPFIGLKLHDTERFLASRTGFQRLLMKANRGMVDAPINIAQNTLRQPLEEIYGIMVDKWLRANR, translated from the coding sequence ATGATTCCAACCAATCAAGAGATCGTCATTTATCCGAAAACAGGCAAGCTGGTAGGGTTAAGCGTGCTTTCCCTTGTCTTCGTCGTGCTCGGCGCTGTGTTCATCTTGGCAGGCCTGGCCGAGGACGAGACTTCCTTTGTGCTGGTGGTGATCGGGGCGGCCAGCGTTCTGTTTTTTGGGGGATGCTTGCTATACTTGATCTCCCGGGTAGTCAACAAGAAGCCCTCCCTGGTCCTTGCCGACGAGGGCTTGGTGGACAACTCTTCCGCCATTGGGGGAGGAGAGCTGAAGTGGACGGAAATCCGTGAAATCGTCCCTTATGAATTCATGGGCCAGCCTTTTATCGGCCTGAAGCTTCACGACACGGAACGCTTCCTGGCAAGCCGCACCGGCTTTCAGCGCCTGCTGATGAAAGCGAACCGGGGAATGGTGGATGCTCCGATCAACATCGCCCAGAACACCCTCCGTCAGCCGCTGGAAGAGATCTACGGGATCATGGTGGACAAATGGCTGAGGGCGAACCGGTAA